The nucleotide sequence GCTCCTTCGCTGCTCCGCCGATCGGCGGCTCGAATGATGATCGTCCCGCGTGCCGTGCGGGCGGGCGCCTGCCCGGGGGCTCACTGCCCGTCGGGGGGCTGCACGACCTGCACGACGGCGGGGCCCTCCGCGAGCTCGGCGGCCAGGCGCTGGACGTCCTGCGCGGTCACGGAGCGGACCCGGTTCATGGTCTCCTCGAGGTCCACGAACTCGCCGATGCCCAGCTCTGCCGAGCCCAGGCGGCTCATGCGCGAACCGGAGTCCTCCAGCGCCATGACGGTCCCGCCGGCCAGCTGCCCGACGACCTTGGCCAGCTCGCGCTCCCCCGGGCCGTCGGCGGCCAGCTCCTGGAGCTGGGCCTGCATCAGCTCCAGCACCTCGTCGGTGCGCGCGGGCGCGCAGCCGGCGTACATCCCGAAGTATCCCGCATCCGAGTAGGAGCCGGAGAAGGAGAACGTGCTGTAGGCCAGCCCGCGCTTCTCCCGGATCTCCTGGAACAGCCGCGAGGACATGCCCCCACCCAGCGCGGCGTTGAGCACGGTCATGACGTAGCGGCGCTCGTCGCCGGCGACCAGGCCGGGGCGCCCGATCACCACATTGGTCTGCTCGACCGGGCGGTGCAGCAGGTGACGGCCCCACTCGGGGCTCAGCTGTGCCAGGCCGTCGGGCTGCCCCGAACGACGGGCCCGCGGACTGCCGGGAGCCTCGGGGTCCCAGCCGGCGCGGGCCAGGCGCTCGCGCACCTCCTCGACCACGCGGTCGTGATCCAGGCCGCCGGCGGCGGTGACCACGAGGTTCTCCGGGCGGTAGTGCTCCTGCCAGTGCTCGAGCACGCGCTGGCGGGCCACCCCGGTGATCTCCTCGGGCGTGCCCCCGATGGGGCGCGAAAGCGGGTTGCCGTGCAGAACGTGCTCGACGAAGTGCTCGAAGGCCACGTCCGTGGGGTCGTCCTGGTCCATGGCCAGCTCCTCGAGGATGACCCCGCGCTCGCGCTCGAGCTCATCGGTCTCCAGCAGCGGCGCGGTGACCATGTCCGCGAGGACGTCGATCGCCATGGGCAGGTCCTCGGAGAGCACCCGCGCGTAGTAGCACGTGGACTCCTTGGCCGTGGCGGCGTTCGACTCGCCGCCGACCTCGTCGAAGGCCTCTGCGATCTGCAGCGCGCTGCGCCGGGCGGTCCCCTTGAACAGCAGGTGCTCGAGGAAGTGCGTGGAGCCCAGGTGACCGGGCTGCTCGTCGCGCGAGCCCACCCCCACCCAGAAGCCCACGGAGGAAGAGAGCAGCCCAGGCATGGACTCGGTGAGGATCCGCACGCCGTTGGGCAGGACGGTGCGGCGCACGGCGGCACCGCCGTCGCCGGACCAGACCAGCTCGGGCGAGTGCGTACCGGCGGGGTCCTGCGGGCGCAGCTCCAGCGCATACGACATGTGGGGGCTCGACTCCTGACGGCGATGAGGGATGGCCCCGGGGGCCGCAGCCGCGGCTCCTCTCGGGAACCCGTCGAGTCTAGAACCAGGCTCTCGGGGCGGCCAACTGCCGGCTCAGCCCTCGATCTCGGTCCGGGACCCCGATCTGGGGGCCCGGATGAACAGGGAGAGCACCAGGGCGATGCCCACCAGCCCGGCGCTGGTGAGGAAGGCCGAGTTCGCCCCGTCCGCCAGGGCCGTGGTCTCCGCGGCGCCTGCATCCCGGGCGCCGTCGGAGACCACGCTGTAGATCGCGATCATGACTGCCGTTCCGGCCGCGGCCGCCAGCTGCTGGCCTGTGTTGAGGATCGCGGATCCGTGGCCGTAGAGCTCCCTCGGCAGCGAGCCCAGGGCCGTGGTCATCAGCGGGGAGAACAGCGCCGCCAGCCCGATCGAGAACACGACGTGGATGGCGATGATCTCCGCCACCGCGGTGGACTCGTCGACCGTGGACAGCCAGACCAGGGAGCCGACCTCGATGACCAGGCCGGGGATGATCAGCGGACGGGGGCCCACGCGATCGAAGAGCCGCCCTGCCAGCGGGGAGACGACGGCCTCGACCAGGCCTCCGGGCATCAGCGCGAGCCCCGCCACCAGGGCCGTGGCCAGCAGGGAGCCCTGCAGATAGAGAGGAAGCGTGTTCATCACGCCGAGCATCGCCCCGAAGAGGATCAGCAGCACGATGATCGGCAGGGTGAATCCGCGCACGGCCAGCGGCCGCAGGTCCAGCAGGACCTCTCCGGTCCGGGCCCGGCGGATCTGCCGAAGCGCGAACAGCACCAGCGCCACGGCCCCGACGCCCGTCACGCTCAGCGCGACGACCGCGGCCGAGCCGCCGGCGAGGATCTGCCCGATCGAGCTCAGGCCGTAGATCAGGCCCCCGAAGGCCAGGACGGAGAGCACCACGGAGACCACGTCCAGCGGTAGACGGCGCGGGGCCCCCACATTGCGCAGCCTGGCCAGGCCCAGCAGGCCCGAGGCGGCCACCAGCGGGACCATCACCCAGAAGATCGCGTGCCAGGAGGCAGCCGAGAGCACGGCTCCGGCCACTGTGGGCCCCAGGGCCGGACCCACGGCCATGACGACGGCGATCAGACCCATCACGGTCCCTCGCCGCTCGGCGGCCACCAGGGTCATGGTCACCGCCATCATCAGGGGCAGCACCACGGCCGTGCCCGCGCCCTGGAAGAGCCGGCCGAGCAGCAGGACCCCGAACCACGGCGCCAGCGCGGCCAGCAGGGTGCCGAGCAGGAACGCGGCGACGGCGACGATGAAGACCGCCCGGGTCGAGAACCGCTCGAGCATCCAGCCCGTGGTGGGCATGACGACGGCCATCGTCAGCATGAAGCCGGTGAGCAGCCACTGGGCGGTGGCCGCGGAGACGTGGAACTCGCCCATGATCGCCGGCAGGGCCACGGCCACCGTGGTCTCGTTGAGCATCATCACGAAGGCGGTGGACAGCAGGACGACGAGGACGCCCGCCACGGAGGCCGATTCCGCCGCGCCGCTGGCCCCGTCCTGAGGCGGACGGCTGTCTGAGGTGTGTGCGGACAAGGCATTCGCTTTCACGTGCGGAAGGCGCCGACAAGGGGAGACGGCCCGTTGCCTCAGCATCAGGCCCGCCTCGACCGTACCCCGGATCCCGTGTCCGCACGCCACCCGGAGACATGCCTCCCGCGAGGGGCTCAGACGGGTCGGGCCCCGCATCCACGGCGGATGCGGGGCCCGGGGCCTCGTGCGGCTCAGGTGCGAGCCGGTGGAGGGATCACTCGGCGGCGGAGTCCTCGTCCGCCTCAGCGGCGTCGTCGTCGGCCACGACCGGCGAGAGCGAGAGCTTGCCGCGGTCATCGACCTTGGTGATCTCGACCTGGACCTGCTGGCCCACGCCCACGACGTCCTCGACGTCGTTGACGCGCTTGCCGTCGTTGAGCTTGCGCAGCTCGGTGACGTGCAGGAGGCCGTCGCGGCCCGGGGTCAGCGAGACGAAGGCGCCGAAGGTCGTGGTCTTCACGACCGTGCCCAGGTAGCGCTCCCCCACCTCGGGGACCTGCGGATTGGCGATCGCGTTGATAGCCGAGCGCGCGGCCTCGGCCGAGGGGCCGTCCACGGCGCCGATGAACACGGTGCCGTCGTCCTCGATGGAGATGTCCGCGCCGGTGTCCTCCTGGATCTGGTTGATCATCTTGCCCTTGGGGCCGATGACCTCGCCGATCTTGGAGACGGGCACGTTGACCGTGATGATCCGCGGGGCGTACTCGGACATCTCGTCCGGTGCATCGATCGCGGAGGCGATCACGTTGAGGATGGCCAGGCGGGCATCGCGGGCCTGGGCCAGGGCGGCGCCCAGAACCTCGGCATCGATGCCGTCGAGCTTGGTGTCCAGCTGGATGGCCGTGACGAACTCGGAGGTGCCGGCGACCTTGAAGTCCATGTCGCCGAGCGCGTCCTCCGCGCCCAGGATGTCGGTCAGCGCGACGCTGGCCGGCTTGCCGTCGACCTCGCCGGTGATCAGGCCCATGGCGATGCCGGCCACCGGGGCGCGCAGCGGCACGCCGGCGTTGAGCAACGACAGGGTCGAGGCGCAGACCGAGCCCATGGAGGTCGAGCCGTTGGAGCTCAGGGCCTCGGAGACCTGGCGGATCGCGTAGGGGAACTCCTCGCGCGACGGGATCACGGGGGCCAGTGCGCGCTCGGCCAGAGCGCCGTGGCCGATCTCGCGGCGCTTGGGCGAGCCCACGCGGCCGGTCTCGCCGGTGGAGTACGGCGGGAAGTTGTAGTGGTGCATGTAGCGCTTGGACTTCACCGGCGACAGCGAGTCGATCTGCTGCTCGAGCTTGAGCATGTTCAGCGTGGTGACGCCC is from Kocuria palustris and encodes:
- a CDS encoding MDR family MFS transporter, whose amino-acid sequence is MSAHTSDSRPPQDGASGAAESASVAGVLVVLLSTAFVMMLNETTVAVALPAIMGEFHVSAATAQWLLTGFMLTMAVVMPTTGWMLERFSTRAVFIVAVAAFLLGTLLAALAPWFGVLLLGRLFQGAGTAVVLPLMMAVTMTLVAAERRGTVMGLIAVVMAVGPALGPTVAGAVLSAASWHAIFWVMVPLVAASGLLGLARLRNVGAPRRLPLDVVSVVLSVLAFGGLIYGLSSIGQILAGGSAAVVALSVTGVGAVALVLFALRQIRRARTGEVLLDLRPLAVRGFTLPIIVLLILFGAMLGVMNTLPLYLQGSLLATALVAGLALMPGGLVEAVVSPLAGRLFDRVGPRPLIIPGLVIEVGSLVWLSTVDESTAVAEIIAIHVVFSIGLAALFSPLMTTALGSLPRELYGHGSAILNTGQQLAAAAGTAVMIAIYSVVSDGARDAGAAETTALADGANSAFLTSAGLVGIALVLSLFIRAPRSGSRTEIEG
- a CDS encoding M16 family metallopeptidase; its protein translation is MSYALELRPQDPAGTHSPELVWSGDGGAAVRRTVLPNGVRILTESMPGLLSSSVGFWVGVGSRDEQPGHLGSTHFLEHLLFKGTARRSALQIAEAFDEVGGESNAATAKESTCYYARVLSEDLPMAIDVLADMVTAPLLETDELERERGVILEELAMDQDDPTDVAFEHFVEHVLHGNPLSRPIGGTPEEITGVARQRVLEHWQEHYRPENLVVTAAGGLDHDRVVEEVRERLARAGWDPEAPGSPRARRSGQPDGLAQLSPEWGRHLLHRPVEQTNVVIGRPGLVAGDERRYVMTVLNAALGGGMSSRLFQEIREKRGLAYSTFSFSGSYSDAGYFGMYAGCAPARTDEVLELMQAQLQELAADGPGERELAKVVGQLAGGTVMALEDSGSRMSRLGSAELGIGEFVDLEETMNRVRSVTAQDVQRLAAELAEGPAVVQVVQPPDGQ